A stretch of the Filimonas lacunae genome encodes the following:
- a CDS encoding GtrA family protein, with protein MRQLHHQIRGFILKIIDAFYPLFKKIMPLQTFRYAVCGGGNTVLSIALLSIAHNFIFNNEIVQLPFGLAMTSYIAAYVLQFCITFPLGFYLSLYVVFPESHLRRRIQLFRYLLVVAGSFMLNYVLLKFFIENLGWYPTPAMAANCVVVITFSYVSQRYFSFRTKKQSEPVKTEA; from the coding sequence ATGAGGCAATTGCACCACCAGATACGCGGATTCATTCTGAAAATAATAGATGCATTTTATCCGCTTTTTAAAAAGATAATGCCCCTGCAAACATTCCGTTATGCGGTTTGCGGTGGGGGAAATACGGTATTAAGTATTGCATTACTGTCTATAGCCCACAACTTTATTTTCAATAACGAAATTGTACAGCTGCCTTTTGGACTGGCCATGACCTCTTATATAGCTGCTTATGTACTGCAGTTTTGTATCACTTTTCCTTTAGGCTTTTACCTGAGCTTGTATGTGGTATTCCCCGAATCGCATTTGCGCCGGCGCATACAATTGTTCCGTTACCTGCTGGTGGTGGCTGGCAGCTTTATGCTCAACTACGTGTTGCTGAAATTCTTTATCGAAAACCTGGGCTGGTATCCTACACCGGCCATGGCGGCAAACTGTGTAGTTGTTATCACCTTTAGTTATGTGAGCCAACGTTACTTCTCGTTCCGGACTAAAAAGCAGTCTGAGCCGGTTAAAACTGAAGCTTAA